In Vibrio sp. STUT-A11, a genomic segment contains:
- the tadF gene encoding tight adherence pilus pseudopilin TadF, translating to MMKLPTRQKGAFTIELFFVLIAIVTIFYFMTDLSDKLMARAQLDRGSFALVNILKERSRYYDERVNIDATDTSQMQILAARLLNTTESSVAIKIEALHNKTDWQVFESQQYTNLGCSAVALKDKSDLVPVENGVVFPLYQVTLCQKKNSWFATLWGESSQPTMTITSSSVVVGR from the coding sequence ATGATGAAATTACCAACCCGACAAAAAGGCGCGTTCACCATTGAGCTGTTTTTTGTGTTGATTGCGATTGTGACCATTTTTTATTTTATGACCGATCTTAGCGATAAGCTAATGGCAAGAGCACAACTCGATCGTGGTAGCTTTGCCCTGGTGAATATACTCAAAGAGCGCAGTCGTTATTACGATGAAAGGGTAAATATAGACGCTACGGATACGTCACAGATGCAAATACTGGCAGCCCGTTTACTGAATACCACGGAGAGTAGCGTGGCAATCAAAATTGAAGCGCTGCACAACAAAACCGATTGGCAAGTGTTCGAAAGTCAGCAATACACAAATTTAGGCTGCAGTGCCGTTGCGTTGAAAGATAAATCGGATCTTGTCCCTGTTGAAAATGGCGTCGTGTTTCCCTTGTATCAAGTGACGCTGTGCCAAAAGAAAAACTCTTGGTTTGCAACACTTTGGGGGGAATCTAGCCAACCGACAATGACAATCACATCCAGTTCTGTTGTGGTGGGGAGGTAA
- a CDS encoding type II secretion system F family protein produces the protein MIVAISVLLIVCALTFVFYDYYYTRKREVALNKYLKHSRKKQEKQKLDTFIVKFGEGSKKDLEQKLLNAGYYNKQLAKYYFPFKALLFVAALIFIFFMQTSFNNKIILLLAAAVSIIILPDFLLEVRRRWLVRKVSKNLPYVLDIMAICVQTGMTIEASFAYLAKELKLFDKDLCYQISKTSESGRVLGIEKALHDLSQRLPAPEINSFVLTIIQNLHYGASVAGVLSDLAEDMRRIHLLEVEERMGKLSAKMSVPLILLIMFPIVIFILAPGFLQIDLSTLSGNG, from the coding sequence ATGATTGTAGCAATAAGTGTATTACTGATTGTGTGCGCGCTTACGTTTGTCTTTTACGATTACTATTACACGCGCAAACGAGAAGTGGCATTAAATAAATATTTAAAACACAGCAGAAAAAAGCAAGAAAAACAAAAGCTGGATACCTTTATTGTTAAGTTTGGTGAAGGAAGTAAAAAAGATTTAGAGCAAAAATTATTAAACGCGGGTTATTACAATAAACAGCTCGCCAAATATTACTTCCCATTTAAAGCCTTATTGTTTGTTGCAGCACTGATCTTTATTTTCTTTATGCAGACAAGTTTTAACAACAAGATAATTCTGCTTCTTGCCGCTGCGGTTTCTATTATTATCTTGCCGGATTTTTTGCTGGAAGTTCGCCGGCGTTGGCTGGTGCGTAAAGTGTCGAAAAACCTGCCTTATGTGCTCGATATTATGGCGATATGTGTGCAAACCGGTATGACGATAGAGGCATCTTTTGCCTATTTAGCCAAAGAGCTGAAACTCTTCGATAAAGATTTGTGTTATCAAATTAGCAAAACTTCAGAATCAGGCAGAGTGCTCGGGATTGAAAAAGCCCTGCACGATCTCTCGCAGCGCTTACCCGCCCCAGAGATCAACAGCTTTGTGCTGACTATTATTCAAAACCTGCATTATGGCGCCTCTGTTGCTGGCGTGTTGAGTGATTTAGCAGAAGATATGCGCCGTATTCATTTGCTCGAGGTAGAAGAGAGAATGGGTAAATTATCAGCAAAAATGAGTGTGCCTTTGATTTTGCTGATCATGTTCCCAATCGTAATTTTCATTCTTGCCCCGGGCTTTTTGCAAATTGATTTATCGACGCTATCGGGGAATGGATAA
- a CDS encoding CpaF family protein: MSSNKEVYSAFRAQIFEALDVEAIQSLERSEIEGQIRNAVDVLALNFDRPITSMMKSSLVKSMLDELFGLGPLQPLVDDKAITDILVNGPNNVFYEKHGKLEKSDITFIDEDQVRTIAKQIAARVGRRVDELSPTVDARLEDGSRVNVVIPPIALDGTSISIRKFREQNIGLEELVEFGSMSMDMARLLSIASRCRMNILISGGTGSGKTTLLNSLSQYISEDERIVTIEDAAELRLQQPNLVRLETRAESIEHTGLVTQRDLVINALRMRPDRIILGECRGSEAFEMLQAMNTGHEGSMSTLHANSPRDAISRVESMVMMANLNQPLDAIRRAIVSAIELVVQVSRLRDGSRKITSISEIVGLEGESVVMEEIFRFQYEEVGYGEAVRGRFLTEGLMQRSELVKKAHFYGLYDELMKAFQGA, translated from the coding sequence ATGAGTTCAAATAAAGAGGTTTATTCTGCGTTCCGGGCCCAGATCTTTGAAGCGTTGGATGTGGAAGCGATACAGTCCCTTGAACGGTCGGAGATCGAGGGACAAATTCGAAATGCCGTGGATGTGTTAGCGCTCAACTTTGATCGCCCCATCACCAGTATGATGAAGTCTAGTCTGGTTAAAAGCATGCTAGATGAGCTGTTTGGTTTGGGGCCGCTCCAGCCTTTGGTGGATGATAAAGCGATCACCGATATCCTGGTCAACGGCCCGAATAATGTCTTTTATGAAAAGCACGGCAAGCTAGAAAAATCCGACATCACTTTCATTGACGAAGACCAAGTACGCACAATCGCCAAGCAAATTGCCGCTCGGGTCGGACGTCGTGTGGATGAACTTTCACCCACGGTGGATGCTCGCCTGGAAGATGGTAGCCGGGTAAACGTGGTTATTCCTCCGATTGCCTTGGATGGCACCTCCATTTCCATTCGTAAATTCCGTGAACAAAACATAGGGCTTGAGGAGCTGGTGGAATTTGGCTCTATGTCCATGGATATGGCGAGGCTGTTGTCTATTGCTTCTCGTTGCCGGATGAACATCTTGATTTCTGGCGGTACCGGGTCAGGTAAAACCACGCTACTGAACTCGTTATCTCAGTATATTAGTGAAGATGAGCGCATCGTCACCATTGAGGATGCCGCAGAGCTGCGCTTGCAACAACCAAATCTGGTGCGTTTAGAAACCCGTGCTGAGAGCATTGAGCATACAGGCTTAGTGACTCAGCGGGATTTGGTGATCAATGCGCTGCGTATGCGTCCTGACCGAATTATTCTCGGTGAGTGTCGTGGCTCGGAAGCATTCGAAATGTTGCAAGCGATGAATACCGGCCACGAAGGTTCGATGTCGACCTTACATGCTAACTCACCTCGTGACGCGATATCCCGTGTGGAATCTATGGTGATGATGGCGAATTTAAACCAACCTCTTGATGCCATTCGTCGTGCGATTGTCAGTGCCATCGAATTGGTGGTTCAGGTTAGTCGCCTGCGTGATGGGTCGCGAAAAATCACCAGCATTTCAGAAATCGTCGGTCTTGAAGGCGAAAGTGTGGTGATGGAAGAGATCTTCCGCTTCCAATACGAAGAAGTTGGCTATGGCGAAGCCGTTCGAGGACGTTTCCTTACCGAGGGCTTAATGCAACGTTCTGAGTTGGTGAAAAAAGCCCATTTCTATGGCTTGTATGACGAGCTGATGAAAGCGTTTCAAGGAGCATGA
- the chrA gene encoding chromate efflux transporter: MLTIFKTFFWLGWISFGGPAAHIGYFRQTFVEKLKWLDDSEYAQIVALSQFLPGPGSSQVGFALGYKRGGLGGGCAAFIGFTLPSVLIMLVLAMVSSQVTDTSWFQNIVHGLKLLAVVVVADATWGMYKNFCQTKLTAGLCVATAIALLLVPGITTQMLVLIIAGMVGVRYLKTSSDVPKEVFKPSMTPLVIFAVLLLGLPLIAHTLPMLAVFNDFFQAGSLVFGGGHVVLPLLENILGDQLSQDAFLTGYAAAQAVPGPMFTFATYIGFQLSNTPVLSAIVATLGVFLPGFLLLLGVLKDWQQLAAKPVVSGAVSGVNASVVGLLLAALYQPVFSSAVVTPIDMALVITGFYLVNKLKVSILWMIVLFVASGFINGAM, translated from the coding sequence ATGTTGACCATTTTTAAAACTTTCTTCTGGCTCGGTTGGATTAGCTTCGGTGGGCCAGCTGCTCATATCGGCTATTTTCGGCAAACTTTCGTTGAAAAGCTCAAATGGCTGGATGATAGCGAGTATGCCCAAATCGTTGCATTGAGCCAGTTTTTACCTGGCCCAGGCTCAAGCCAGGTGGGATTTGCATTAGGATATAAACGTGGTGGTTTAGGAGGAGGATGCGCGGCTTTTATAGGCTTTACGCTACCTTCAGTGCTGATCATGCTGGTATTAGCCATGGTAAGCAGCCAAGTCACCGATACATCTTGGTTCCAAAACATCGTTCACGGATTAAAGCTATTAGCCGTTGTGGTTGTGGCCGATGCGACTTGGGGGATGTACAAGAACTTTTGCCAAACCAAATTGACAGCTGGGTTATGTGTGGCAACCGCCATCGCCCTTTTGCTTGTGCCAGGCATAACAACTCAGATGCTGGTTTTGATTATCGCTGGTATGGTAGGCGTACGCTACTTAAAAACAAGCTCTGATGTACCAAAAGAAGTATTTAAACCAAGCATGACCCCCTTGGTAATTTTTGCGGTGTTGTTACTTGGCCTACCTCTCATAGCCCATACACTGCCAATGTTAGCTGTGTTCAATGACTTCTTTCAGGCGGGGAGCCTAGTATTCGGCGGTGGCCATGTGGTGCTTCCCCTACTAGAAAATATCCTTGGTGACCAGCTCAGCCAGGACGCATTTTTAACCGGTTATGCAGCCGCACAAGCCGTGCCTGGACCGATGTTTACCTTCGCGACTTACATCGGGTTCCAGCTATCTAACACACCAGTGCTAAGCGCGATCGTAGCAACTCTGGGTGTATTCCTGCCAGGTTTCTTACTACTACTGGGCGTATTAAAAGACTGGCAACAACTGGCAGCGAAACCTGTTGTTTCCGGTGCCGTCAGTGGGGTAAATGCTTCCGTTGTTGGCTTACTACTTGCGGCCCTTTACCAGCCAGTGTTTAGCAGCGCAGTAGTTACCCCGATAGATATGGCGTTGGTTATTACTGGCTTCTATTTAGTTAACAAACTAAAGGTTTCAATACTGTGGATGATTGTGCTTTTTGTTGCTTCAGGTTTTATCAATGGCGCAATGTAG
- a CDS encoding LysR family transcriptional regulator, producing the protein MKDEIQWRNIDLNLLVTFSYLYRYRSVSLAAEHSYVSQSAMSHSLSRLRLLFDDRLFERKGHKMEPTEHAHSIAPTVHKLLDSITKELLTKSEFQPLSYSGVCRIGLTDYAEFIFAPLIYDEIHRQAPQAKISFINVDRSSYAMRTERDKLDVVIGSIPILEENFSSQYLYTEKHVCLCDKQVLNGKESLSISAFSKIKQALVSPDGSLKTQVDQKLAEYGLSRQVTVASRNFLTIRHLLKQRDLIAIVPEKMALAEGFSDDLVTVQPPVAVADFDISLVWHTSRANDEKGIWLRNLVAETITSQ; encoded by the coding sequence GTGAAAGACGAAATCCAGTGGCGTAATATCGACCTGAATCTATTGGTGACATTTTCTTACCTATATCGCTACCGGAGTGTGAGTTTAGCGGCTGAACATAGCTATGTGAGCCAATCCGCGATGAGCCATAGTTTATCCCGTTTGCGGTTACTTTTTGATGATCGTCTATTCGAGCGCAAAGGCCATAAAATGGAGCCTACTGAGCACGCACACAGCATCGCTCCAACGGTACATAAGCTATTGGACTCGATAACTAAAGAGTTACTGACTAAATCTGAATTTCAGCCACTGAGCTACTCGGGGGTCTGTCGTATAGGTTTAACCGATTACGCGGAATTCATCTTTGCTCCACTCATTTATGATGAAATTCATAGGCAAGCACCTCAAGCGAAAATCAGTTTTATTAATGTTGATCGCAGTAGCTACGCGATGCGAACCGAGCGAGATAAGTTAGATGTTGTGATTGGCAGCATTCCTATCCTTGAAGAGAATTTTTCTAGCCAGTACCTTTATACCGAGAAGCACGTTTGTTTATGTGACAAGCAGGTGTTGAATGGTAAGGAGTCGTTATCTATCAGCGCGTTTTCCAAGATTAAGCAAGCATTGGTCAGCCCTGATGGTAGCTTGAAGACACAAGTAGACCAAAAGCTCGCTGAGTATGGTTTGAGCCGTCAGGTCACCGTGGCCTCACGTAATTTTCTTACTATTCGTCATTTACTTAAACAGCGTGACCTCATCGCGATTGTGCCGGAAAAAATGGCGCTTGCTGAAGGCTTTTCTGATGACTTAGTGACGGTTCAGCCACCTGTCGCGGTGGCGGATTTTGATATTTCTTTAGTGTGGCATACCAGCCGTGCAAATGATGAGAAAGGCATCTGGTTGAGAAATTTAGTAGCAGAAACGATTACTTCTCAGTGA
- a CDS encoding pilus assembly protein: MSSIIRQPFRTPSIRKQKGVAAIWFALSLVPVLGITFFAVEGTRYIHETSRLRDAAQSAALAITIDDKANQADALATKYIQDYVRDISHVDIQTVRTYQEPTEANDNTEKIQYSVQAVTTHNSWFASNLIPSFNAQEKLAGQAVAAKYPFYLGDKIIDLVLVSDFSGSMNREWQGKVKIALLKDAVQQISERILVPRAGETEVLNRVAIVPFNLRVQEKIQDRLYSSSQVRYKNDVNPDISPVSFEQVDWSYWADFSKSEVNDCANESSKCPGEEGEQSEAKRVIDVLNQSYGYLESPRYVSYSKSVNDMFNDKVADPDLTFHFDSNNNKLYSKSITSPKPNGFYTIPLTADKSTLEEMQSMKADGGTAAYQGLLRGFQMMESGRPSTGSSEDDIQQYNERLKMLIVISDGKEDPFTNILPNLVDKGMCDKAREHFATAEGYLYIGVIGVNFSASAQSGFQDCVLNPDEDIIDVTETEDFIKKIEELIQKGSRGSGVSRLYG; encoded by the coding sequence ATGAGTTCCATTATCAGGCAACCGTTCAGAACCCCGTCCATACGCAAGCAGAAAGGGGTAGCGGCTATTTGGTTTGCGCTCAGTCTTGTCCCTGTCCTTGGAATCACGTTTTTTGCTGTAGAAGGCACACGTTATATCCACGAGACCAGTCGTTTACGGGACGCAGCGCAAAGTGCCGCACTGGCCATTACGATTGATGACAAGGCAAACCAAGCGGATGCCTTAGCGACGAAATACATCCAGGATTATGTGCGTGATATTTCTCATGTCGATATTCAAACCGTTAGGACCTATCAAGAGCCGACAGAGGCGAACGATAATACTGAGAAAATTCAGTATTCGGTGCAAGCGGTAACGACGCACAATTCTTGGTTTGCCAGTAATTTGATCCCGTCATTTAACGCACAAGAGAAGCTGGCCGGGCAAGCCGTCGCGGCTAAATACCCATTCTATTTAGGCGATAAAATCATTGATTTGGTTTTGGTGAGCGACTTTTCAGGCTCGATGAATAGGGAATGGCAGGGCAAAGTGAAAATTGCTCTGTTGAAAGACGCAGTACAGCAGATCTCTGAGCGTATTTTAGTGCCAAGAGCTGGTGAAACTGAGGTGCTTAACCGAGTGGCGATTGTGCCGTTTAACCTTAGGGTACAAGAGAAAATACAAGACAGATTATATTCAAGTAGCCAGGTCAGATACAAAAATGATGTAAATCCGGATATTTCACCAGTGTCATTCGAACAGGTGGACTGGTCATACTGGGCAGACTTCTCAAAGAGTGAGGTAAACGACTGTGCTAATGAATCGAGTAAATGTCCGGGTGAGGAAGGAGAACAAAGTGAGGCAAAACGAGTCATTGATGTACTTAATCAAAGCTACGGTTATTTAGAATCACCAAGATACGTTAGCTATTCAAAATCTGTGAACGATATGTTTAACGACAAAGTAGCCGATCCTGATTTAACTTTCCATTTTGATTCCAACAATAACAAACTCTACAGTAAGAGCATCACTAGCCCCAAGCCTAATGGCTTTTATACCATTCCGCTTACGGCAGATAAAAGCACACTCGAAGAGATGCAAAGCATGAAAGCGGATGGTGGTACTGCCGCTTATCAAGGATTGTTGCGTGGTTTTCAGATGATGGAAAGCGGTCGCCCCTCCACAGGCAGTAGTGAAGACGATATTCAGCAATATAACGAGCGTCTCAAAATGCTGATTGTGATCAGTGATGGTAAGGAAGATCCATTTACAAATATTTTGCCAAATCTTGTCGATAAAGGCATGTGCGATAAAGCGCGAGAGCATTTTGCAACCGCTGAGGGCTATTTATATATCGGCGTGATAGGGGTGAATTTCAGTGCTTCTGCGCAAAGTGGTTTCCAAGACTGTGTGTTGAACCCGGATGAAGACATCATTGATGTGACAGAAACAGAAGACTTTATTAAGAAAATCGAAGAGTTAATTCAAAAAGGATCTCGTGGTAGTGGTGTGTCGAGACTATATGGGTGA
- a CDS encoding chromosome partitioning protein ParA — protein MFDLGKSLKQIKPPILEGGHGPSGCVLLYQSAECVSLVKEMFGFEGWSEPTCIKQNSVPKNFFSEQSGNIVILELSESSDIVADAQRLTNQMPTHKGIVVIGTEDSISVLRQLKDIGFYYLFWPINKHEFADFIMNVHRNLQTYTGVSKQRRAKRVAVVGSKGGIGTSFIATEIGSKLAENDIDNVLVDHQYNNSNIDVLLALNDYKPRSIDEYAVPVHELDTEGALSYLTKIRKNLRLLSLNSERSQAEIFNYSQALCELLSRNTNFIIEDFSGSVDFKVDPHMLIDNYDVVVVVFEPSIASIRNARSLLEHLESKQLSMSKRVRIITLANHHRPENTFVIEQKDLKKYLGSEVNLNMAYCRSLAHLLLEGKRAHKHDRSISHTIDDLTRLINGQPAQHISGFLARLGVR, from the coding sequence ATGTTTGATTTAGGAAAATCGCTTAAGCAGATCAAACCACCCATTTTAGAGGGCGGACATGGCCCTTCGGGTTGTGTGTTGCTGTATCAAAGCGCCGAGTGTGTCTCTCTGGTAAAGGAAATGTTCGGCTTTGAAGGTTGGAGTGAGCCAACCTGCATCAAGCAAAACTCGGTACCGAAAAACTTCTTTTCTGAACAGAGCGGTAACATTGTGATTCTGGAGCTTTCTGAGTCCTCTGACATCGTTGCCGATGCACAACGGTTAACCAACCAAATGCCGACGCATAAGGGTATTGTGGTGATCGGCACGGAAGATTCGATCAGCGTTTTGCGCCAGTTGAAAGATATCGGATTCTACTATCTATTTTGGCCAATCAATAAACATGAGTTTGCTGACTTCATCATGAACGTTCATCGTAACTTGCAAACCTACACCGGGGTGAGCAAACAGCGCAGAGCAAAACGTGTGGCAGTGGTAGGCAGCAAAGGTGGTATCGGCACCTCTTTTATAGCCACGGAGATCGGCTCAAAACTGGCAGAAAATGACATCGATAACGTGCTGGTAGATCATCAGTATAACAACAGCAATATTGATGTATTGCTGGCGTTAAACGATTATAAACCACGCTCGATAGACGAGTATGCGGTTCCTGTCCATGAGCTCGATACGGAAGGGGCACTCAGCTATCTGACTAAAATCCGCAAAAATTTACGCTTGTTATCCCTTAACAGTGAGCGTTCTCAGGCCGAAATTTTTAACTACAGCCAGGCATTGTGCGAGCTACTTAGCCGCAATACCAACTTCATCATTGAGGATTTTTCCGGCAGTGTCGATTTTAAAGTTGACCCGCATATGCTAATTGATAATTACGATGTGGTGGTGGTGGTTTTTGAGCCTTCTATTGCTTCCATTCGTAATGCCCGCTCTCTGCTTGAACACCTGGAAAGTAAACAGCTTTCCATGAGCAAACGGGTTCGGATCATCACATTGGCCAATCATCATCGCCCAGAAAATACCTTTGTGATTGAGCAAAAAGACCTGAAAAAATACTTAGGATCAGAGGTTAACCTCAATATGGCCTATTGTCGCTCGTTGGCGCATCTGCTGCTGGAGGGTAAACGTGCGCACAAACATGATCGCAGTATTAGCCACACAATTGATGATCTCACGCGTCTTATCAATGGCCAGCCGGCCCAGCACATTAGCGGTTTTCTCGCTAGATTGGGGGTAAGATGA
- a CDS encoding OmpA family protein has translation MTKTRVITGMLVVGFTTLSANASDVSSKVTEYCATAFYEYSHSIEVGEVTGVATHRNGFLQVTESSNEPELKQALMRNSSLLTNPSDCLTYISNLGIAQFSGEVGDKGRLIARVHFAFDRFNLTPLAREVLSGVARQLALSNYRVTVEGHTDWIGTEAYNQGLGFDRAKSTASELVKYGVKRENTELKSFGESEPIATNETSQGRSKNRRADVYIPANEQEQPQAME, from the coding sequence ATGACCAAAACAAGAGTAATAACAGGGATGCTGGTGGTCGGTTTTACAACGTTAAGTGCCAATGCCAGCGACGTAAGCTCAAAAGTGACAGAATATTGCGCGACCGCTTTTTATGAATACTCGCACTCGATTGAAGTCGGAGAAGTGACCGGTGTTGCTACTCACCGCAACGGTTTTTTGCAAGTCACTGAAAGCAGTAATGAGCCTGAGCTAAAACAGGCGTTGATGAGGAATTCTTCACTTTTGACCAACCCAAGCGATTGCCTAACCTATATCTCTAACTTAGGCATTGCGCAATTTAGCGGTGAAGTGGGAGACAAAGGTCGTTTGATTGCCCGGGTTCACTTTGCTTTTGACCGCTTTAATCTCACGCCATTAGCCAGAGAGGTATTAAGTGGGGTTGCCCGTCAATTAGCACTAAGCAACTACCGAGTGACTGTTGAAGGCCATACCGACTGGATCGGTACTGAGGCATACAATCAAGGGCTTGGTTTTGACCGTGCGAAAAGTACCGCCAGTGAATTGGTTAAATATGGCGTGAAACGGGAAAACACCGAGCTGAAGTCGTTTGGTGAATCCGAGCCAATCGCAACTAATGAAACCTCTCAAGGACGTTCGAAAAACCGCCGAGCTGATGTGTACATTCCCGCTAACGAGCAAGAGCAACCTCAAGCGATGGAGTAG
- a CDS encoding pilus assembly protein — translation MEFVLGALVLAISLLMLFEMGLRIYTTSVVEYALRETVRSTKIFEGSSTYSSYNNTLRAALDEGGTLWSAFTPADNFTITGKYYLTYADLIADASLSDAEMLEDDLGYQIAEITLTYNYQPVLNVFSSDPVPITRSTLINLEHEGWGE, via the coding sequence GTGGAATTTGTTTTGGGCGCATTGGTGCTGGCAATTTCATTGCTCATGTTGTTTGAAATGGGGCTACGTATTTATACCACCAGTGTGGTTGAGTATGCGCTAAGAGAAACCGTGCGTAGTACCAAGATCTTTGAGGGTAGTAGCACTTACAGCAGCTATAACAATACCTTACGAGCTGCGTTAGATGAGGGTGGTACGCTTTGGTCTGCTTTTACCCCTGCGGACAATTTCACTATTACGGGTAAGTATTACTTAACTTATGCCGATCTGATTGCGGACGCCAGTTTGTCCGATGCAGAAATGCTGGAAGATGATTTAGGCTATCAAATTGCTGAAATAACCCTAACGTACAACTACCAGCCTGTTTTGAATGTATTTTCCAGTGATCCTGTTCCTATCACCAGAAGCACTTTGATTAACTTAGAGCATGAAGGTTGGGGGGAATAA
- a CDS encoding tetratricopeptide repeat protein, with protein sequence MKIIAVMSLSLFLVMGCSTTTHNEENVVTSMQRVENHSGLISHYKLLLEQNPDDVQVMQELAHVYLEKGDVESAKFYVQYLLDKGIENALLVQLRGQIHSQEGEDSLALEQYQRAIAMGHDTGEIQVLSGIAYSNLGDFSLAERAFNQARLKGYNDVAIKNNLAVVHLAQQQYNDVIVLLAPVYQENPNNEKVRANLAIALFKTGEVSQARELLEDAFTDAQVAQISRKLHR encoded by the coding sequence ATGAAAATAATCGCCGTTATGAGCCTCTCACTCTTTTTAGTTATGGGTTGCAGCACTACCACACACAATGAAGAAAATGTGGTGACAAGTATGCAGCGGGTAGAAAACCACTCAGGGCTGATCAGTCACTATAAATTGCTTCTGGAACAGAATCCGGATGATGTGCAGGTGATGCAAGAGTTGGCGCATGTCTATTTGGAAAAAGGGGATGTTGAGTCGGCTAAATTTTATGTGCAGTACTTGCTCGATAAGGGTATTGAAAACGCGTTGCTCGTTCAGCTCAGAGGACAAATCCATAGTCAGGAAGGAGAAGACAGCTTGGCGTTAGAGCAGTACCAGCGTGCCATTGCCATGGGACATGATACAGGAGAGATCCAAGTGTTGTCTGGTATTGCCTACAGTAATCTTGGCGATTTTTCGTTGGCAGAGCGTGCTTTCAACCAGGCTCGCCTCAAAGGTTACAACGATGTGGCGATAAAAAATAACCTTGCCGTCGTGCATTTAGCTCAGCAACAGTATAACGATGTGATTGTGCTGTTAGCACCGGTTTACCAAGAGAATCCAAATAACGAAAAGGTGCGCGCGAATTTGGCAATCGCACTTTTCAAAACCGGTGAAGTGTCTCAGGCGAGGGAATTGCTTGAGGATGCCTTTACCGATGCTCAAGTTGCACAAATATCGAGAAAGTTACACCGTTAA
- a CDS encoding type II secretion system F family protein, translating to MLWISFILFCIAILFLLSGKKSKIENYFPETEVDEDIITAINLNALLDQNLWQRLKNSVSPAIKVLGPRAYLITFLFLCLSGYVSYYVVYQLLNVNSAIFSFAIFAFSILWGYFWLQNRRRLDFEKKFPDALNILMSAVTAGESLMHAFSFVGDNMGGEVGREFREMGERLKLGENPEKVLLRSCKAFPYPEYIFFTITVRANLNRGGQLKHVLARLIRILVDARTLESKKMAMTSEARISAKVVAAIPVVFAIIISQINPDHIDFVLNDARGRIVLYYVVGSELLGLFIVWLLVKGVRR from the coding sequence ATGTTATGGATATCTTTCATACTATTTTGTATCGCTATTTTGTTCTTATTGAGCGGTAAAAAGAGCAAGATCGAGAACTATTTCCCGGAAACGGAAGTGGATGAAGATATCATTACGGCGATTAACCTCAATGCACTCCTGGATCAAAACTTGTGGCAGCGGTTAAAAAACAGTGTATCGCCTGCCATTAAGGTGCTTGGTCCAAGAGCGTACTTGATTACTTTTCTATTCTTGTGCTTGTCTGGTTATGTCAGTTATTACGTCGTTTACCAGCTGCTGAATGTTAACTCTGCCATTTTTTCATTCGCCATCTTTGCTTTCTCTATACTTTGGGGCTACTTCTGGCTGCAAAATCGACGCCGATTAGATTTTGAGAAAAAATTCCCTGATGCATTGAACATTCTAATGAGTGCGGTTACGGCTGGGGAAAGTTTGATGCACGCTTTTTCCTTTGTGGGTGACAACATGGGTGGGGAAGTCGGCAGAGAATTCCGTGAAATGGGCGAGCGACTCAAACTGGGGGAAAACCCAGAAAAGGTATTGCTACGCTCGTGCAAAGCGTTCCCTTACCCAGAATACATATTTTTCACTATTACGGTGCGAGCTAACCTCAACCGTGGCGGACAATTAAAGCATGTACTCGCGCGCTTAATTCGTATTCTGGTCGATGCAAGAACGTTAGAGTCGAAAAAAATGGCAATGACGTCAGAGGCAAGAATTTCAGCCAAAGTGGTGGCAGCCATTCCGGTGGTGTTCGCCATCATTATCAGCCAAATTAATCCTGATCATATCGATTTTGTGCTTAATGATGCTCGTGGCCGAATCGTTTTATATTACGTCGTCGGCAGTGAGCTGCTTGGGTTATTTATTGTTTGGCTTCTGGTAAAAGGGGTAAGACGATGA